From the Plasmodium brasilianum strain Bolivian I chromosome 7, whole genome shotgun sequence genome, the window agaAACTGGTGCAGGAAAACATGTAATgaactaaaaaattaagactgttgattaaatatatttctacattttaattttgaaaaaaatcatttttacgTAAATTCTGTCAACTGGTTTTacgttataattttttttaaataactttTTGATACCATCATTTTACATTAagaatttttacattaattatGGAGGAAagttgcatttttttttttttttaccataataaacctatataaaaaatggttGTATGTTACCAATATGAATGCATATATgaatgtacgtatatatatgtatatgagtATATGTGTTtcatatatgcaaaaatatatccTCTTTCGATATAGGTTCCACGATGTGTGTTTGTGGATTTAGAACCAACAGTCGTAGACGAAGTAAGAACCGGGACATACCGTCAATTATTTCATCCTGAACAGTTAATATCAGGAAAAGAAGATGCAGCAAATAATTTCGCAAGGGGTCATTATACAATTGGTAAGGAAGTCATAGATGTATGCTTAGATAGAATTAGGAAATTAGCTGATAACTGTACAGGTTTGCAAGGTTTTTTGATGTTTAGTGCTGTTGGTGGTGGCACAGGAAGTGGATTTGGATGTTTGATGTTAGAAAGATTATCAGTTgattatggaaaaaaatcTAAGTTAAACTTTTGTTGTTGGCCATCTCCTCAAGTTTCAACTGCTGTAGTTGAACCATATAATTCAGTTTTATCAACGCATTCTTTATTAGAACATACTGATGTAGCTATTATGCTAGATAACGAGGCCATCTACGATATATGTAGAAGAAACTTAGATATAGAAAGACCGacatatacaaatttaaatAGATTAATAGCTCAAGTAATTTCTTCTTTAACAGCCTCTCTAAGATTTGATGGTGCCTTAAATGTTGATGTAACAGAGTTTCAAACTAATTTAGTACCATATCCACGTATTCATTTTATGTTATCCTCTTATGCACCTGTTGTTAGTGCTGAAAAAGCATATCATGAACAATTGTCAGTATCAGAAATTACTAATTCAGCATTTGAACCAGCAAATATGATGGCAAAATGTGATCCTCGTCATGGAAAGTACATGGCTTGTTGTTTAATGTATAGAGGAGATGTTGTACCAAAAGATGTAAATGCTGCTGTTGCCacaattaaaacaaaaagaactATACAATTTGTTGATTGGTGCCCTACTGGATTCAAATGTGGAATTAACTATCAACCTCCTACTGTTGTTCCAGGAGGAGATTTAGCAAAAGTTATGAGAGCTGTTTGTATGATTAGTAACTCCACTGCTATTGCTGAAGTATTTTCTCGAATGGACCAAAAATTTGATTTAATGTATGCCAAAAGAGCTTTCGTTCATTGGTATGTAGGAGAAGGTATGGAAGAAGGGGAATTTAGCGAAGCAAGAGAAGACTTAGCAGCCTTAGAAAAAGATTACGAAGAAGTTGGTATTGAGTCGAATGAGGGAGAAGGAGAAGATGAGGGTTATGATGGAGAATATTAAGCACACTTGGTTATTATCAAGATGcaattataaaacaaattagacattttatagataattacatgtacatatatgcatatgtatgtgttaaataatgtaaatataaaagtataaaataaaaaaaaaattgtttacaaaataagtgcagaaaaaaaaaaaaaaaaaaaagaactagtaataattataataacaaatacagtatattatattaatatttagtaCGAAGTATgtatcataattatattatttttatatgttttccTATTTcctatttccttttttcttttttcttttttttttttttttttttcgtaatgCAAAAATCTTCagttaaaaagaaaattatatataagcacaaaatcatttttaatccataaacatatttatatgcatatatatattatgtttttattttagaatattaattaatatatatattcactcaaatacatacatgtgtatgcCTATCTTATATTTCTCAAAGATGCCTCTACGCGAGCACATAtaggatatatataattatgtatatacctacaaatataatacatataattacgtacgcatgtatatatttaccttCTTAACATTATTTGTACTTTAGTTATTATTAAACATCCTATTCAATgagcttatatatatatatttctgttgaaatatttaaaaaaattaatattttctttttgtcaatgtttataaatatatataaacaaatatatatacatatatatatgcgtgttGTAATtttagagaaaataaaaattaataaatttaattaaaatttaaaatatcacATTTTAccgtatttttaaaatactaaTACACTACGTGTAAGCAAAGTCCCCAAATGAAAATAGTTGCAGCCTGTTGTTTTCAGTAGCtaacacatataaatataaatttggaCATGTAGGCAGaaggatatttttttatgtatttataatttttttttttttatgtatatactttttttttcttcttttttttttcctcatacCCCATACTGTTAAATGctctataaatataaaattgtgTAATTACACATACTGATGTGAAATATATGCCTATACCCCAATTATGCTTGTGCAttctattataataataaaactacTGAAACGTTTTTATTAtgatgttaataaaaaaaaaaaaaaaaaaagttgtaataaataattaatttgaaaaatactCAATTTAACACCTACCAAAATTTAGTGGAATacttgatatttttttttatttttcatttttttatttttctaaagcTAGCCATTTTATCCTGATACAGGGAAGAGTTTTCCATGATTTTTAAGACATCATAAAATGTAACAGCATAAATCAGCAATGTAAAATATTCTGGAACATAtactttttgttttctttttgtcttgttgttctttcttttttaattttttgttatagtTTTTGTTACTTTGTCCTTATTAATTTATCCTTGTCATTTTGGTATTGTTGTAGCTACTGTTATTGCTCTTGTtgctatttttcttttcttttttttttttttaattaattctaaaaaaggaaatactATACATAAtgaataacttttttttttcaataatatgtatactaTTTATTACTTACTTGTGTAAAGGAATCATCAATAATTATCcatctaataataaaatatttttaaaatataaaggcTCGTATTGTTTATACCCTGAGaatattattgaaaataataaatttgaaatatCATCAGACAGTTGTGATAAAGTAGCTCATGAAAATGaggtaaagaaaaagaaaaaaaaaattataatttaattttaattaccTTTCCTATAAtctaagaaaaagaaataatttgaaaatgtGACCTGCATTATCAAGTGTAGTAGTctcaaattaaatattacaatCTTAGATGATGTTTTATTAGTTTATATTCgaaacataaaatttttatattcttgaATATAATAGATAACAAGAAAGGCATGATGCGTCATTTTTGTGTCATGCGAGTCATTAAATCGTAACAATGACATGTTTAAATAAGTTGCCattacatgcatatataggCATGTTGAtacattttgaaatatataaaataagtagataaaaaaatatatttaaatatttttaaactaATTCACCATGTGTagacattttaaaataatataatttttattattatattcataaaaatatgcgCATCTCAAGTCTTATATGTAGACATCGCTTCTGTGTATTGTTTTTCGTCTGTTTACCACTATTGTTCTGTTACTGTTCAAAGACTCCGTATATTTTCAAGGAGTAGAAAAAATGTCATCCGTAGCATGTACATGGGCAtctgtacatacatacatatatatatatatatatatatatatatatatttatatatttatatatatgtatgtatacacagTTGTGGGAGCATTTGTGGATAACCTTCTAATATTCAGTTGATTCTTCATGTTGTtctttctttccttttcaaGGGAAAAATCACTTGGTTATCCTTTAACGACGGAAGAATACGCACTCAGAACGGATTGTGCCTAAaaacttataaaaatattttagtagTATCAACATGCTCTCCTAATCAAGATGAAAAATCtgaaatatggaaaatagACAAAGAACAACAATTGAAAAATGAGAGCAATAAATGCGCCCAAGTAGCTGGGAATAAgttgttttcttttacttGTAATTCCCTATCTTCTACTGGATTTGAAATAATACCTTCTACCCCAGATGAATtgaatttaatgaaaataagatatgctcaaaaaaaattacaaaatgtGAATACagaatatttagaaaaacttcataaaaaatcaaatatattaattagtaGCTACAATcaattagaaaaagaaatagattacattttaaaaacagataaagaaatgaaaatagaaaaggaaaaaatcataaatttaatgaatGATGTAAAATCAATAGTAAATACCGCTTCTTCATTAAAAGATTATGGAACAGGGGCtctaatgaaaatatatgatagtATTGAtgtaaattacaaaaaaagtttattgaGAGTACCACTGGAAAAATTGCAAGTAAACGAGGAAATTTTAAGTGAGTTAGGAATTGAAAAgggagaaataaaaattataattcagAGTTTTTTGAATGTCTCagatagtaataattatatttttgtagcaaaaaatataacaggAAATCTTATTGTCAAATTagataataaagaaattattgCAAACATAGATAAGCAAACTAATACAACTATAAGTAGCCCACTTGTGTTCttaccaaaaaataaaatagtacctatatatattgaaatatcATCAtcaaaagaaggaaaaaattactaCAAACCATCTTTTACTTTGTACTGGAGTAGTAAAAATCTTCctgaacaaataataaattctttatatttatataccaCCACATACGAAAAAGTGTGCTACACACCATTGCAAAAAAAGATAGACTGTTCAGAGACATTCGAAGCTCTGCCGAAGAAAAATCAGGAGTTTCAGTTCTTATGTCCTTCTGGCTGTTTCGATAGAGGGGAATATCCCAAACataaggagaaaaaaaatatgacaaCGGAAACAGCAGCAGAAAATGCTAAAGTGCAAACAACAGAAGTGGACACAGCAGAAGCCGAAAAAACAGATGCTGAAAAGGAGGAAATGGAAAGAACAAACGCGGGAATTAACTGTTATGAATTGAAATCTAGCATGTGCGCATCGGCGGTTAAAGCTAATTTCCTCCCCATGGAGAGTGAAGGTATCATAAAGGTAATGGTGAAAAGCGTTAGAAACAAAGAAGGAAAATACGAACATTGTGGTGTTCTGATACCAACTAATATTCATGATAACACGTTCAAAGGAATAACAGATATCAAACTAGTGGATATGGATGACTTCTTCCTTAACTTTGATAAAAATCGTGAATTATACAAAGGGTACAAAGGAATTGTAACTGATGATAGACACTCATTGTTAACAAAAACAGATTTATCTAAAAGATACATTTCTGATGTTGATATAAATTGtaacaataatttaaaagataattaTGAATTTGGTTCAGGTTCCTTCGTAGTAAAACGTATAAAATCATCCGAATTAATAAATAGTGAAAAAAGCATAGTTGTAGAtatgttttcattatttgaGAAATATAGTAGTGACGAAAATAAattacctatatatataccagGATGGACTAAAAAAACATGTAACAATattcaattatatattaaatacgGAAAACCAAatgatataatgaaatatccATCTAGGCTTTTATCATGCGACGATACATTTGAAAATATCAATTTTAATGAGGACGAAATGATAGTTGGTCGATGTTTACCTTCTTGTATTAATGATAAGGAAGTTTACGGTTCTTTTATCTATGCTCCAATATCACCCATATGCAAATCTGCAATACATTCTGGTATTATAACTAATAAAGGGGGGTTAATAGAAATAAGGAAACTTAAGAATATTACTCAATCGTTTAATAGTACCATAAGTATAACacgaaataatattaaagcTACAATAACGGATATGAAGAATAAAGATTCCTACTATATAACAAAACCTAACGGAGTCATTTGTAATTTTCCAACAACTTCATACAATACAAATGAATCGTTAAACTCTGATAATTACAATCAGGGAGATGATTTATTTCCTTCTTTCATCCAATTGAACTCATATATTCTTGACAATCCCCCTGTTACTTTAGTACATGAAAAACATGCAGTCTTACAAAACCAGTTACttaatatgcataatatatataacacaaaaaattataaagaaaaaatgtttgCAAATCGGAAGCAGAAACAGGAAGTAGGGCAAATAACCTCCAATACGTTCGAGGATCAAACATTAAAAAGCGAATTTTTCACATTTaaggaaaattatgaaaaggaaaaagaacaCTTCCAAAATTTGGCAAAGAAACATCAAAgtattttttccaatttatttatgaaaaaaaaatttataaatggttttaataaaacattagCAGGGGTGAGATCTGAACAGATTGATTATCAGTCATTCctcaaaaaagaagaatcTATTATTGCATCTTTAGTAAAAcaatttcatataattacAAACAAGAAGAAATTTCTCATAGAAAGACTAGAAAAATCTTTAGCAAATGTTAAAGCAGTAACTGTCCAAACGtttacagaaaaatataattcaacaaatattaatgataattatatagTAACAGATAGTAATAATGCGATATATTCATCAAATTGGACATCCAAATGGAACATTGAAAAATACACAAACGGAAATCTCTTTTCATCCATAACTAATGATAGTTTGATATCATCAAATGAGGACCTGTATGGCTCTTACATACTTTATAGATACACAAAACTCTACAAAGGCTTTATTTCATTAGACGTAAAATTACCGTACGAAGGAGATGTTGgtatcatttttaaatataaagattataataattactcaaattttataataaataaaaacgaattctattttattcaaGTTCTTGATGGAAAAATAGGTAAAAAAGTTAATTCGAAAGTAATTCATAACTCATCATATCAGCTAGCCAATTGgacaaaaatttttattgaattcggttataaaaatattagggcttatataaatggaaaatatgCCTTAGgatatgaattaaaaaatgatacatTGGGCTTGTTAGGTTTTGGcgtaaataaatgtaaagaGAAAGTATTTATTGACAAAATTGTTATAGGTTCTCTTGACCAGGCTAAGTATTACAAAATAGGAAACTACAAAGAAATTAGCACAAATAGTCAATACAACACTGAGAAGGAGAAAAAGGCACTCGAAATGGATATAGAAAAAAGTGGAAAAAGCGAAAACAACGAACGCAGAAAGAtcgaaagaaaaaatatagatgaaCCAAATCAAAAAGTATGCAGAGAATTCGAGGAAGAGTTTAACGTTCCACTAGATACTAATTGGATAGTACCTTCGAATTCTTTTTGGAAAATTCATGGGGGTTTTAACTTGAGCTCTATTTGGGGTGCTAATAATGGAAAGAGTACGGAAAATAGTGAAAATGGTATGACAAGCAGGCACTAACGGGAAACAACAAAGATAAcaatgaaaagaataattacCTATACTGTATACAAAAGGAAGGAGAAGGCAATTTAGTTATTCCCTCAATTATACTTCTGAAGAAACAGAACATATGTGCTGACATGAAATCCTTCACATTTCAGTCTTccattaatttaaaaaagttatcaAAATGtggaataatttttagaGTTATAAGAACAGACGACTTCCTATCAGTTATACTGGATACAACCGAAATGACAGGAAAATTGTATCTTCTCAAAATTACAAAAGGTATTCCGTATCAATTAAATACACCCACACATATACCTATTAACCCCAACACATGGTATAATTTAAAGGTATCATATAATGGCTCTAGTGTCAGCATAACGTTAAATGATGAAATGATTTTAAACTCAACGTTTAACGAACATCTTAATGACTAGGGTAATGCTGGACTCATAGTTTTAAGTGGAGAATccaaatttaaaaacatcTCAATTAATCCtcaatgataaaaaaaaaaaaaaaaaaaaaatcatcgTCACAATAGGGTGTAGAAAAAGTAATAccctaaatatatatggtacAAATTGAGCAACAATGAAACATTCATTTTCAACaataattttctataatattatgagctcttttaatatcatatatgtgatatacataataagaaaaaaaataaataaacctTAAAATTGTgcgagaaaaagaaaagttttTAATCTACTCCCAATTATGAATAGTAGCAAAATCGTTTTActtaacatatattatttaaaaaattatatacagaaaatttttttaactcaGAATAgtgtcaaaaaaaaaaaatatgaaattggTTCATTTGcaatttctttgtttttgttatattcttttttttttttttttctatcaaTGTGTTTTACACTTTTCCAGCTAAactattagaaaaaaaaaagtaccacatgtaaatatgtatacaaatatatatatatttaccatATTGCGGTAACACTAAAAAAGAGCTATTtacacattaaaaaattgtttcaAGGCTCCAAAAATGTTTCAGTGTAGTTTTAAAACAGCCACATGTGCTACAATTTAGTATTccttctatttttataaactaTAATAAAGTGTATGAACATATGTTCTTCGAGCTTGTTTTACTACTCAACACtatataacattaattagctttttcttttattcatttttttcttttttaattaaaaatttagttCTATATTATTTCCCTATAAAATGCAAATATTTACCAGTTCAACTGTTTTTGATTTCCccaatttttgaaaatacatttttgacTGTAATGAGCAGTGAAGAAGATATTTGGTGCTACACCTAATATATACCCCTTAAACTGCTGgtgcattttttaaaaaaatatacctttgtaaatttttgcattataatgaaaaacaaacatttgaactataaataaaaaaaaaatttcatacaatataaataaaaaaatttcatttcaaagaataataatgttaaaaatttacaatattatatataatccttttatatatggaaaaCTTCCCCCCAAAAGGAGGTTATTTATTTcgccataaaaaaaatttgttttgaTAGGCTCACAATATTGTTATTGGggtttacttttttttttttttttttcaaggactccttaaatatttatgtgaGGTATGTAAAAATAGCTAAACCAACAAcataaatgtttattattttttttcttaatatcatgcatatatatacatatatataatatataatatacatatataacaaatatgtatgcataaaccatttttatgtatatattcagggaaatattaacattaaaaGTTAAAggcatattatttatatataagtattgaAGTGCTATGAACAGTTtatagagaaaaaagaaaaggagtAAAATATCTACTGAATTaaggaaaagaaattttaacatacataaattttacagtatataataatataaatatacataatacttatatatttatatatattaataatataagagAATTTAGAAcgctttttaaaaaacacaATTTAATcattaaacataaaataattttaaaataatggctgtaaaaaaagtaggaaagattataaaaaagagaacCAAAAAATTTACCCGATTTCAGTCAAACAGGTTTATGTGTGTCAAGGTAATGcgtaaaatataacaaagaAACGTGTCCTTAACTATgagtatacgtatataagtATAGGCGTATGCTTGTACATACGTTtgtataaatgttttaatgttACCCTATATAGCTGACTTgactgtaaaaaaaaagggagaaaaatgaaacgaaaacaaaaaaaattaaaatatgataaaataattacggctagggaaatataaattatatatatatatatatatatatatgtttatatgtatatatgcatagcATTGTTACATAACCGCTTAAATGCATTAAAAGTATTTATGTTAGGATTCATTGAACAATCACAAGCACGTACATATGAATGGAAGGACTTTCCATAGGTGTACAAAGTTTGTTGTACTAGAGTGTTTCTACAAGCTTATGCATTATATGAATATCCCCTTCATAATACTTTTTTgctcatttttatttcatatccTGTTTGCAGCCTGCATGGAGAAAACCAAGAGGTATTGATTGCCGTGTCAGGAGAAGATATAAAGGAACAAATCTTATGCCAAGTATTGGGTatggtagtaataataaaacaaaatacttACTGcctaataataaatataaatatatagtaaaaaatgttaaagaaTTAGAACCATTAATTATGAACAATACCAAATACTGTGTGCAAATTGCTCATAATGTTTCAAGTAAAAAGAGAAAGGAAATAATTCAGAGAGCCAAACAAATGAACGTTTCGGTTATTAATGCAAACGCAAGATTGCAAAAAATGGAAGAGTAAACCAACCACACATGTATTGTGTATACATGTGCTTTTGTGAATATTCACTCtatgtatattttctttatgtatatattttttttcctccttttttttaattttattatatataacacaaccccatagaacaaaaaaaatgataaaaatggaaaaaacagctaaaaagcaaaatttattcttttgatACAATTGCCTtcctaataaaaaaaataaaataaaataaaataaaataataatcttTTCGAAAGTTCTCCCAAGTTATAACAGAACAACGAAAGTGTATGTTGAAACACTCTCCTTTAATGAATTTGCATGTTTATTGGATATACTTAAATTTTAGGCATCTAAAAAAAGTTACCTCTAATTCAACTTTCGCAAATAGTTAcgtgaaaatatttttcacgAAATAATTATCTAAATATAAGTGTGTCTCAATAAATGCTTTAATTATTGAGCAATAGCGTAAAAGTTTTTAaattctcaaaaaaaaaaaaaactacatacatacatactaatatatatatatatatatatatatacggaTACATATATGTCAAACAAGATTTtaaatatgtgtgtatatatttaaaaaagaaaaaaaaaaaaatactatatcgtattatatataacatactaaaattaaacatgtttatatgtatccCCTGTATTTTTGAACTGAAATCTTTTAACTAAAATGACAGATACATTGTTAAATGGGcgctaataatatatatatacatatggaTAGAaagatatagaaatatacacacatacatgtatataaactGCTTATgaggaaaaatatacataaccttttaaaaaacatcAATATGGTAACAATTTTAACTAATTGCATATTCCTTTATCACTACAGcgcttttaaaaattaaacaattacactcttttcatatttaaattatagttGTTCCTTTCTCTGAATTTCATATAAGATCAGTCAACATTGTCACATTCTCTCTTTTCCACAACATCACTTCGCTTTACCTCTTGTTGACCACTCTTCTCCTTTT encodes:
- a CDS encoding alpha tubulin 1, translating into MREVISIHVGQAGIQVGNACWELFCLEHGIQPDGQMPSDKAARANDDAFNTFFSETGAGKHVPRCVFVDLEPTVVDEVRTGTYRQLFHPEQLISGKEDAANNFARGHYTIGKEVIDVCLDRIRKLADNCTGLQGFLMFSAVGGGTGSGFGCLMLERLSVDYGKKSKLNFCCWPSPQVSTAVVEPYNSVLSTHSLLEHTDVAIMLDNEAIYDICRRNLDIERPTYTNLNRLIAQVISSLTASLRFDGALNVDVTEFQTNLVPYPRIHFMLSSYAPVVSAEKAYHEQLSVSEITNSAFEPANMMAKCDPRHGKYMACCLMYRGDVVPKDVNAAVATIKTKRTIQFVDWCPTGFKCGINYQPPTVVPGGDLAKVMRAVCMISNSTAIAEVFSRMDQKFDLMYAKRAFVHWYVGEGMEEGEFSEAREDLAALEKDYEEVGIESNEGEGEDEGYDGEY
- a CDS encoding LCCL domain-containing protein, whose product is MNNFFFSIICILFITYLCKGIINNYPSNNKIFLKYKGSYCLYPENIIENNKFEISSDSCDKVAHENELILHVVLSFLFKGKITWLSFNDGRIRTQNGLCLKTYKNILVVSTCSPNQDEKSEIWKIDKEQQLKNESNKCAQVAGNKLFSFTCNSLSSTGFEIIPSTPDELNLMKIRYAQKKLQNVNTEYLEKLHKKSNILISSYNQLEKEIDYILKTDKEMKIEKEKIINLMNDVKSIVNTASSLKDYGTGALMKIYDSIDVNYKKSLLRVPLEKLQVNEEILSELGIEKGEIKIIIQSFLNVSDSNNYIFVAKNITGNLIVKLDNKEIIANIDKQTNTTISSPLVFLPKNKIVPIYIEISSSKEGKNYYKPSFTLYWSSKNLPEQIINSLYLYTTTYEKVCYTPLQKKIDCSETFEALPKKNQEFQFLCPSGCFDRGEYPKHKEKKNMTTETAAENAKVQTTEVDTAEAEKTDAEKEEMERTNAGINCYELKSSMCASAVKANFLPMESEGIIKVMVKSVRNKEGKYEHCGVLIPTNIHDNTFKGITDIKLVDMDDFFLNFDKNRELYKGYKGIVTDDRHSLLTKTDLSKRYISDVDINCNNNLKDNYEFGSGSFVVKRIKSSELINSEKSIVVDMFSLFEKYSSDENKLPIYIPGWTKKTCNNIQLYIKYGKPNDIMKYPSRLLSCDDTFENINFNEDEMIVGRCLPSCINDKEVYGSFIYAPISPICKSAIHSGIITNKGGLIEIRKLKNITQSFNSTISITRNNIKATITDMKNKDSYYITKPNGVICNFPTTSYNTNESLNSDNYNQGDDLFPSFIQLNSYILDNPPVTLVHEKHAVLQNQLLNMHNIYNTKNYKEKMFANRKQKQEVGQITSNTFEDQTLKSEFFTFKENYEKEKEHFQNLAKKHQSIFSNLFMKKKFINGFNKTLAGVRSEQIDYQSFLKKEESIIASLVKQFHIITNKKKFLIERLEKSLANVKAVTVQTFTEKYNSTNINDNYIVTDSNNAIYSSNWTSKWNIEKYTNGNLFSSITNDSLISSNEDLYGSYILYRYTKLYKGFISLDVKLPYEGDVGIIFKYKDYNNYSNFIINKNEFYFIQVLDGKIGKKVNSKVIHNSSYQLANWTKIFIEFGYKNIRAYINGKYALGYELKNDTLGLLGFGVNKCKEKVFIDKIVIGSLDQAKYYKIGNYKEISTNSQYNTEKEKKALEMDIEKSGKSENNERRKIERKNIDEPNQKVCREFEEEFNVPLDTNWIVPSNSFWKIHGGFNLSSIWGANNGKSTENSENGEGNLVIPSIILLKKQNICADMKSFTFQSSINLKKLSKCGIIFRVIRTDDFLSVILDTTEMTGKLYLLKITKGIPYQLNTPTHIPINPNTWYNLKVSYNGSSVSITLNDEMILNSTFNEHLND
- a CDS encoding 60S ribosomal protein L32, yielding MAVKKVGKIIKKRTKKFTRFQSNRFMCVKPAWRKPRGIDCRVRRRYKGTNLMPSIGYGSNNKTKYLLPNNKYKYIVKNVKELEPLIMNNTKYCVQIAHNVSSKKRKEIIQRAKQMNVSVINANARLQKMEE